One region of Erythrolamprus reginae isolate rEryReg1 chromosome 8, rEryReg1.hap1, whole genome shotgun sequence genomic DNA includes:
- the LOC139171665 gene encoding tumor necrosis factor ligand superfamily member 10-like, which yields MAPWRGAEAAPAAAQQYFRSDSSDSAAYMLGSPSGSEAEAPGRLEKRRRRKRCRPVWLAVAAMGIVALQIASATGLFVYFTMAIAKLKAQTQGSSEELRCLQLLNRMQELSELPELMSSQPCFKLALGIQDYVATITEDVVRRSAPGVRASQKQGDASWQLGSRPLAHLTLRRPSSSRPGGLGSEFRDLQQSCQHPIRHWASRTMHAHLQNLTYQDGQLQVSQAGKYYVYAQIYFRYPTEGADARFLGHQLVQCLNLQSVRGQTMLLLKGVGTKCWQQDAAYGLHALYQGGLFDLKAGDKLFVSVSSLDVNYDDEAGSYFGAFRLDV from the exons ATGGCTCCGTGGCGCGGCGCCGAGGCGGCTCCAGCGGCGGCCCAGCAGTACTTCCGCTCGGACAGCAGCGATTCGGCCGCCTACATGCTGGGCAGCCCGAGCGGCTCCGAGGCCGAAGCGCCCGGCCGCCtggagaagcgccgccgccgcaAGCGCTGCAGGCCGGTCTGGCTGGCCGTGGCCGCCATGGGCATCGTGGCGCTGCAGATCGCCTCGGCCACCGGCCTCTTCGTCTATTTCACCATGGCCATCGCCAAG CTGAAGGCCCAGACGCAGGGCTCCTCGGAGGAGCTGAGGTGCCTCCAGCTGCTCAACCGGATGCAGGAACTCTCGGAGCTGCCCGAGCTGATGAGTAGCCAGCCGTGCTTCAAGCTGGCCCTCGGCATCCAGGACTACGTTGCCACG ATTACTGAAGACGTTGTCCGAAGGAGCGCCCCAGGGG tCAGGGCCTCTCAGAAGCAGGGGGACGCCAGTTGGCAGTTGGGCAGCCGGCCCCTGGCACACCTCACCCTCAGGCGGCCAAGCTCCTCCCGGCCAG gaggccTGGGATCGGAGTTCCGGGACCTGCAGCAGTCCTGCCAGCACCCCATCCGCCACTGGGCCAGCAGGACCATGCACGCCCACCTCCAGAACCTCACCTACCAGGACGGGCAGCTGCAGGTGAGCCAGGCGGGCAAGTACTACGTCTATGCCCAGATCTACTTCCGCTACCCGACCGAGGGGGCCGACGCCCGCTTCCTGGGCCACCAGCTGGTGCAGTGCCTCAACCTCCAGAGCGTCCGCGGGCAGACCATGCTGCTGCTTAAAGGCGTGGGCACCAAGTGCTGGCAGCAGGACGCGGCCTACGGGCTCCACGCCCTCTACCAGGGCGGCCTCTTCGACCTCAAGGCCGGCGACAAGCTCTTTGTCTCCGTCTCCTCGCTGGACGTCAACTACGACGATGAGGCGGGCAGCTACTTTGGAGCCTTTCGCCTTGACGTGTGA
- the CCNB3 gene encoding G2/mitotic-specific cyclin-B3, whose protein sequence is MPPARSSKASAGRQARSGRGAALEKAPSDKEEISQAKRSPTSPQGAPRKRSAFGDLTNAHQAPGCGGKKEPERAIAKKASKGSTAPSVAKHNHSYLRKSLDKAPSQDSPAKLSHVVKEKVDPPVVVEVVAAAELVAPAEDVDKGQLDDPYASAEYAKDIFEYMQEREKSFLLQDYMKSQPDITTDMRAILVDWMVEVQENFELTHETLYLAVKLMDHYLVQVEAMRDKLQLIGSTTILIASKFEERCPPCLDDFLYICDDAYQREELLDMERGILQTLHFDINIPIAYRFLRRFAKCARATMETLTLARFICELTLQDYAFVQEGASRLAASCLLLALVMKNLGGWNPTLQHYSGYRVPDLLPLVRRLNFLLVCGQDDRLKAVRNKYSHRVFFEVAQMELVSMRALEEALQQS, encoded by the exons ATGCCCCCCGCGCGCAGCTCCAAGGCCTCGGCAGGCAGACAGGCCCGATCCGGCCGAGGGGCCGCGCTGGAAAAGGCGCCGTCGGACAAG GAGGAGATCTCTCAGGCCAAGCGGTCCCCCACTTCGCCCCAGGGGGCGCCCAGGAAGCGATCGGCCTTTGGCGACCTCACCAac GCTCACCAGGCCCCGGGCTGTGGGGGCAAGAAGGAGCCGGAGAGGGCGATTGCCAAGAAGGCCTCCAAGGGATCCACTGCGCCCAGTGTGGCCAAGCACAACCACAGCTACCTGAGGAA GTCCCTGGACAAAGCACCCTCCCAGGACAGTCCGGCTAAGCTGAGCCATGTGGTCAAGGAGAAGGTCGACCCAccggtggtggtggaggtggtagcagcagcagaactg GTGGCTCCAGCAGAGGACGTGGACAAGGGGCAGCTGGACGACCCCTATGCCAGTGCCGAGTACGCCAAGGACATCTTTGAGTACATGCAGGAGCGAGAG AAGAGCTTCCTGCTCCAGGACTACATGAAGAGCCAGCCGGACATCACCACGGATATGCGGGCCATCCTGGTGGACTGGATGGTGGAGGTGCAG GAGAACTTTGAGCTCACCCACGAGACCCTCTACCTGGCGGTCAAACTGATGGACCACTACCTGGTCCAGGTGGAGGCCATGAGGGACAAGTTGCAGCTGATCGGCTCCACCACCATCCTCATTGCCTCCAAGTTTGAG GAGCGCTGCCCCCCCTGCTTGGATGACTTCCTGTACATCTGCGATGATGCCTACCAGCGGGAGGAGCTGCTGGACATGGAGAGGGGTATCCTGCAGACCCTCCACTTCGACATCAACATCCCCATCGCCTACCGCTTCCTCCGGCGCTTTGCCAAG TGTGCCCGGGCCACCATGGAGACGCTGACCCTGGCCCGCTTCATCTGCGAGCTGACCCTGCAGGACTATGCCTTTGTGCAGGAGGGGGCTTCCCGCCTGGCTGCCAGCTGCCTCCTGCTGGCCCTTGTCATGAAGAACCTCGGCGGATGG AACCCAACACTGCAGCACTACAGCGGCTACCGGGTGCCCGACCTTCTCCCTCTGGTCCGGAGGCTCAACTTCCTGCTGGTCTGTGGCCAGGATGACCGGCTGAAGGCCGTGCGCAACAAATACTCCCACCG